The DNA sequence TGCCCATCATGTATATAATCATAGTGATCACCATGTTTAATCTTAGTATGACCACAACCATCCTTATGTTCATGATCGTGATTTTCGTGTACTTTACATTTACTCATAAACTTCTCCTATGTAGGTTTACACTGTTATTTTAACATTTTTTGTCTTAGACCCTCAAATAAATATATAGTGGCTGCTTGGGCTACATTAAGAGATTCAATATCACTTAATGTTGGTATCATCGTCTTTTGGCCTACTGAAAAGTCTTGGATACCATTAGCCTCCTCACCAAATACTAAGATACTATCATTTAATCTAAATTCTCTAGAATAGCAAGAAACTCCCTCATGTGGTGTTGTTAGCCAAATTTTTCGTTCTTTCAGTGCTGGATAATTTCTTACAGCACTTAGATTTTCAAAATATCTAAAATTAAGACTAAACTGTGCTCCCATACCAGCTCTTATAGCTTTGGGGTTAAAAGGATCTACAGTACCATTTATAAGCATTATCTCTGTTAAGCCAACTGCAATGGCTGTCCTTAATATTGTGCCAATATTTCCAGGGTCTTGTATTCTATCTAGTACTAGAATGAAATCATCCTTAAATTCAATGTCAGATGGGGTATCTCTTTTCTTAGCTAAGATTAGCACTCCTTGGGAGTTTTGTGTCTGTGTTAGTTGATGGAAATCTTTCTCTGGAAGAGTATGTTTTATATCAGTAGGGTAGTCATCACTATCGGAGCTTTCTGTTGTTAATAATGCGACTATGTCTTTCTTGGGTAGTCTTGTTA is a window from the Francisella salimarina genome containing:
- a CDS encoding TrmH family RNA methyltransferase, producing the protein MKNLSQKLLREIKKLHSPQGRKKSIYYVIEGLRCCNEALTRLPKKDIVALLTTESSDSDDYPTDIKHTLPEKDFHQLTQTQNSQGVLILAKKRDTPSDIEFKDDFILVLDRIQDPGNIGTILRTAIAVGLTEIMLINGTVDPFNPKAIRAGMGAQFSLNFRYFENLSAVRNYPALKERKIWLTTPHEGVSCYSREFRLNDSILVFGEEANGIQDFSVGQKTMIPTLSDIESLNVAQAATIYLFEGLRQKMLK